One Paenibacillus riograndensis SBR5 DNA segment encodes these proteins:
- a CDS encoding tail fiber domain-containing protein, whose amino-acid sequence MPKDMKRMNYFNGLLLKEEDLTLDQNYHKRARGLHNRYFHNWGVVTGLKVNPKELTQVEIDPGFALNRITDPDNNEEISQEILVSDTHPKRVLDLSGYSTSDQIYISVSYMEELADPDLLKGGGENIHVWEKADIKASSLKPKDVRKDILLGRVTLKHNQDGALSIDQIYDTDVDGTQLVTRAIGGETLKADKIIVGSKEDPDQPFLSNSVKEDGKEGNKLNVHAALTEFTGNLRTGAISSYGALDVNGELAVTAGSEQVFKVNDSGDVDMSGSVAVAGSFSAKSGIEVSGGMAVLDVPQVMVGGNMVTLNKNASKENNSGFEVIRKDEPSAKLLWDEKSKGWMIGTDVKEGDAASGMFHVAYGAEWEQLHGGSLADGLHSHSQLHSADGKPALRTDAQGNIQIDQTLTVSGSLVSKQDGLEVFRGETLPNAKIAWNETAKSWQIGTANGDMTDIPDGKQWEELTGGTGNADALHTHRQFHNEDKSLLALEIGADGNVNIPHELMVGETLTVNKLIVREEEVVVKKVEQEVADSFLTVNKADNDAVLGSKGGLDVYRGIKNPKARMEWNEAERKWKIGLEGSMSDIPYGTKWDSLTNGSLADAAHKHSALSTPSGGTILSADEHGKVSASGSLEIGGTLKGQGNSELKADLNVGGSATIEGNLTVKGKTTYVDKVDLVVASNRIELNKSESNGSILNQSSIDVYRGKQKPSARLVWSETDGRWKLGLGDELSNIAYGSNWDALTGGVSSDADGLHRHNSLSDSKGNTVIQATAKGDIEITNSAEVQGTLTVDNGADISGGLAVQGQLKVDGNLIVKGTTTTVEREDLVVTNNVIEINKFKGGTPPANESGIEVYRGESQPAARIIWNESERKWKVGTGSALENIASGSSWDKLTQMASADSLHTHSQIYNPQTDILALSASAEGDVDVHHDLTVGSNLTVAGDLEVRGTSASITTDELDIGSPWVTINKDGGEVSSLSGGGLEIYRGPNQPAAKITWDETKDEWQLATPTEPAAMVVDTSGNVNVPGGLKAANASVLGAVTAASAAIAGTVTVGDGLEVLQGTETSAQIKWAKDRWKLGTAGKTVLSLTRSGKVGVGTDNPTEVLDVAGKAVFRTEAEIAGAATFSGKVTAHGEATFEGDAAFNKAIHAADLAVSKNAVVAGNVVAGGFEAPRGLDSSGKELPNARIVWNNVQKAWFYGDGVTLSEFGTGKGGQNKLYNALGDTIALFADSEGRVGIGTNTPLALMDVKIKGGLTAFSVTGAGNVGIGTYDPKSKLDVQGDTAVAGTLTAVNAVISKDLTVTGNLTVNGDTVMINAATLEVEDNIIRVNKYAPQATPVVKNAGLEVFRGGTALPAQLIWDETADEWQAGVPNALKAIEFKGHTHPEFAELSGAFTVVSGNVGIGTPAPAAKLDVNGNVAVSGKLTAVDAAASGTLTAKDATVSGALTAKDATVSGVLTAKDAAISGSLTLGQGIAVDRGADPKAQLLWDESTDAWQAGVAGSMKQLSYSGHTHPELTALTGVLKIASGNLGIGTVAPTAKLDVNGNAVVSGKMTVVDTAISGTLTAKDATVSGSLTLSQGIAVERGTDPKAQILWNEALDEWQVGVAGSLKQLAYSGHTHQELTDLSAVLKIASGNLGIGTATPAAKLDVNGNAAVSGKLTVADAAVSGTLTAKDAALTGVLTVKDVSLSGTLTVPNATVSATLTAKDAAVSNKLTAKDAVISGSLAVSQGIEVGRGTDKKARIAWDTANNVWQAGIEDNLQTLVCKDHVYDELIQVAGAVTVDSSSNVGIGKTPTDDYKLDVNGNLRATNFAQTSSRTFKENIASLPVKKALELLNKLKPVTFNYKAENAKKQNIGFIAEDVPQIFSTTDHKSVVLMDIIAVLTTVVQKQQKEAQDMRKQVNELQVQVKALAGA is encoded by the coding sequence GTGCCAAAGGATATGAAACGCATGAATTATTTCAACGGGCTGCTGCTTAAGGAAGAGGACTTAACACTGGATCAGAATTATCATAAGCGCGCACGCGGGCTGCATAACCGTTATTTCCATAATTGGGGTGTCGTCACCGGGCTTAAGGTCAATCCAAAAGAGCTGACCCAAGTAGAGATTGATCCGGGGTTTGCCCTGAACCGGATCACGGACCCGGACAACAATGAAGAGATCAGCCAGGAAATTCTGGTCAGTGACACCCATCCGAAGCGGGTGCTGGATCTGTCCGGATACAGCACCTCGGATCAGATCTATATTTCAGTCAGCTACATGGAAGAGCTGGCAGACCCCGACCTGCTCAAGGGGGGCGGGGAAAATATTCATGTGTGGGAAAAAGCGGATATCAAGGCCAGCTCCCTGAAGCCTAAGGATGTGCGCAAGGACATCCTGTTAGGCCGTGTAACCCTGAAGCATAATCAGGACGGAGCGCTTAGCATCGACCAGATTTATGATACTGACGTGGACGGAACGCAACTTGTAACCAGAGCCATAGGCGGAGAAACGCTTAAGGCTGACAAAATTATTGTCGGATCCAAGGAAGATCCGGACCAGCCCTTTTTGAGCAACTCCGTTAAAGAGGATGGAAAAGAGGGAAACAAGCTCAATGTTCACGCAGCCTTGACTGAATTTACGGGCAATCTGAGAACCGGTGCGATCAGCTCCTACGGAGCCTTGGATGTAAACGGCGAGCTTGCTGTCACTGCCGGCAGTGAACAGGTGTTCAAGGTTAATGATTCCGGGGACGTGGATATGTCGGGTTCCGTTGCCGTAGCCGGATCTTTCTCTGCCAAAAGCGGGATTGAAGTCAGCGGAGGCATGGCTGTACTGGATGTGCCTCAGGTCATGGTGGGCGGAAATATGGTTACGCTCAACAAAAATGCCAGTAAGGAGAACAATAGCGGCTTTGAAGTCATCCGCAAGGACGAGCCCAGCGCCAAGCTGCTGTGGGATGAAAAGAGCAAAGGGTGGATGATTGGAACCGATGTGAAGGAGGGGGACGCGGCCAGCGGCATGTTCCATGTCGCCTATGGAGCAGAGTGGGAGCAGCTGCATGGCGGCTCGCTTGCCGATGGCCTGCATTCCCACAGTCAGCTGCATTCGGCGGACGGGAAGCCGGCTCTCCGCACCGATGCGCAGGGCAACATCCAGATCGACCAGACACTGACCGTGTCAGGGAGCCTGGTGTCCAAGCAGGACGGGCTGGAGGTCTTCCGGGGAGAGACACTGCCTAATGCCAAGATTGCCTGGAACGAGACGGCGAAGTCCTGGCAGATCGGCACGGCAAACGGAGACATGACGGATATCCCGGACGGGAAGCAGTGGGAAGAGCTGACCGGCGGAACCGGCAACGCGGATGCCCTGCATACCCACAGACAATTCCATAATGAGGATAAAAGCCTGCTGGCCCTGGAAATTGGTGCTGACGGAAATGTAAATATTCCGCATGAACTGATGGTCGGCGAGACGCTTACGGTCAACAAGCTGATTGTCAGGGAAGAAGAGGTAGTCGTCAAGAAAGTGGAGCAGGAGGTGGCGGACAGTTTCCTGACCGTGAACAAGGCAGACAATGATGCAGTGCTTGGCAGCAAGGGGGGCCTGGACGTATACCGGGGCATAAAGAATCCAAAAGCCCGTATGGAATGGAATGAGGCGGAGCGCAAGTGGAAAATCGGACTCGAAGGCAGCATGTCCGACATTCCGTATGGAACCAAATGGGATTCGCTGACGAACGGCTCACTGGCCGATGCGGCCCACAAGCACAGTGCGCTCAGCACACCGTCAGGGGGAACGATCCTCTCCGCCGATGAACATGGGAAGGTGTCTGCTTCCGGGAGTCTGGAGATTGGCGGAACCCTGAAGGGCCAGGGCAATTCTGAGCTCAAGGCTGATCTGAATGTGGGCGGCTCTGCTACCATCGAGGGCAACCTGACGGTAAAGGGCAAGACCACCTATGTGGACAAAGTAGATCTGGTTGTCGCCAGCAACCGGATTGAGCTGAACAAATCCGAAAGCAACGGCTCCATCTTGAACCAGAGCAGCATTGACGTCTACCGGGGGAAGCAGAAACCGAGCGCCAGGCTGGTCTGGAGCGAAACGGACGGCAGATGGAAGCTGGGGCTGGGAGATGAGCTGTCCAATATTGCGTACGGCAGCAATTGGGATGCGCTGACCGGAGGCGTGAGCTCGGATGCGGATGGCCTGCACCGGCATAATTCTCTAAGTGACAGCAAGGGCAACACTGTAATCCAGGCAACTGCCAAGGGCGATATTGAGATTACGAACAGCGCGGAGGTACAGGGAACACTTACGGTCGACAACGGTGCGGATATCAGCGGCGGGCTGGCGGTGCAAGGTCAGCTTAAGGTCGACGGCAACCTGATTGTCAAAGGTACCACGACTACTGTTGAGCGTGAAGACCTGGTCGTTACCAATAATGTGATCGAGATTAACAAGTTCAAAGGCGGGACGCCGCCCGCGAATGAGAGCGGGATTGAGGTCTACCGGGGGGAATCGCAGCCTGCCGCCAGAATTATCTGGAACGAGAGTGAACGCAAATGGAAGGTTGGCACAGGCAGCGCTCTGGAAAATATCGCAAGCGGCAGCTCCTGGGACAAGCTGACGCAAATGGCGAGTGCGGATTCCCTGCACACCCACAGTCAGATCTACAATCCGCAGACCGATATACTGGCACTAAGCGCCAGTGCCGAGGGGGATGTAGATGTCCATCATGATCTGACCGTCGGCAGCAATCTTACAGTGGCCGGAGATCTGGAAGTCCGGGGGACTTCTGCCAGCATCACTACGGACGAGCTGGACATCGGCAGTCCATGGGTCACGATCAATAAGGATGGCGGTGAGGTCTCTTCACTTTCGGGCGGCGGATTGGAAATCTACCGGGGACCCAACCAGCCTGCTGCCAAGATTACCTGGGACGAGACTAAGGATGAGTGGCAGCTTGCAACGCCTACAGAACCCGCCGCAATGGTTGTAGATACATCAGGTAATGTCAATGTACCCGGTGGACTGAAGGCTGCCAACGCCAGTGTCCTTGGTGCGGTGACCGCTGCCAGTGCAGCTATTGCCGGAACGGTGACCGTTGGTGATGGTCTTGAAGTACTCCAGGGAACGGAGACGAGTGCACAGATCAAATGGGCGAAGGACCGCTGGAAGCTGGGGACCGCAGGCAAAACTGTACTCAGCCTGACCCGCAGCGGCAAAGTGGGTGTGGGCACAGATAATCCTACTGAAGTTCTGGATGTGGCCGGCAAGGCTGTTTTCCGGACAGAGGCGGAAATCGCCGGAGCAGCAACGTTTTCGGGCAAGGTCACTGCCCATGGCGAAGCGACATTCGAAGGAGATGCTGCATTTAACAAGGCGATTCATGCGGCAGATCTTGCGGTAAGCAAAAATGCAGTCGTGGCCGGCAATGTTGTCGCAGGCGGCTTCGAGGCCCCGCGCGGGCTGGACAGCAGCGGCAAGGAACTGCCGAATGCGCGGATCGTCTGGAACAACGTGCAGAAGGCCTGGTTCTATGGCGACGGAGTTACGCTCTCGGAATTCGGCACGGGCAAAGGCGGCCAGAACAAGCTCTACAACGCGCTTGGTGATACCATTGCCCTGTTCGCGGATTCGGAAGGCAGAGTAGGGATCGGAACCAATACCCCGCTGGCACTTATGGATGTCAAGATTAAGGGGGGGCTCACGGCTTTCAGCGTAACCGGAGCAGGAAATGTCGGTATCGGGACCTATGATCCGAAATCAAAGCTCGATGTGCAGGGCGACACAGCGGTTGCGGGAACCCTCACAGCGGTTAATGCCGTTATCTCCAAGGATCTGACCGTAACTGGCAATCTGACTGTGAACGGCGATACAGTGATGATCAATGCAGCTACCCTGGAAGTTGAAGACAACATTATTAGAGTGAACAAGTATGCACCCCAAGCAACGCCGGTTGTCAAAAATGCGGGACTGGAGGTATTCCGCGGCGGGACCGCGCTCCCGGCCCAACTGATCTGGGATGAAACTGCCGATGAATGGCAGGCCGGTGTCCCGAACGCACTGAAGGCTATTGAGTTCAAAGGCCATACCCATCCGGAGTTCGCCGAATTGTCCGGCGCATTTACCGTAGTTTCCGGAAATGTCGGGATCGGCACCCCAGCGCCGGCCGCCAAGCTGGATGTCAACGGCAATGTGGCCGTTTCCGGCAAGCTGACCGCCGTAGACGCCGCTGCCAGCGGGACATTAACGGCCAAGGATGCAACGGTCAGCGGTGCATTGACGGCGAAGGATGCAACGGTCAGCGGTGTATTGACCGCGAAGGATGCAGCCATCAGCGGCAGCCTTACCCTCGGCCAGGGCATTGCCGTGGACAGGGGAGCCGACCCGAAAGCGCAGCTTCTCTGGGACGAATCCACAGATGCCTGGCAGGCTGGGGTAGCCGGAAGTATGAAGCAGCTTTCGTACAGCGGCCACACCCATCCGGAGCTGACGGCTCTGACCGGTGTGCTGAAGATAGCCTCCGGGAATCTCGGGATTGGCACCGTAGCGCCAACCGCCAAGCTGGATGTGAACGGCAATGCGGTAGTCTCAGGTAAAATGACCGTTGTTGACACAGCCATCAGCGGTACTTTAACCGCCAAAGACGCAACCGTCAGCGGCAGTCTTACACTCAGCCAGGGCATTGCCGTGGAGCGGGGAACCGATCCGAAAGCACAAATTCTGTGGAACGAAGCGCTGGATGAGTGGCAGGTTGGCGTAGCAGGCAGCCTGAAGCAGCTTGCCTACAGCGGCCATACGCACCAGGAGCTTACAGACCTGAGCGCAGTGCTGAAGATCGCTTCCGGTAATCTCGGGATTGGCACCGCCACACCCGCTGCCAAGCTCGATGTGAACGGCAATGCGGCAGTATCCGGGAAGCTGACGGTGGCCGACGCCGCAGTCAGCGGCACATTGACAGCAAAGGACGCAGCACTAACCGGAGTGCTGACCGTGAAGGATGTGTCGCTAAGTGGAACATTGACGGTTCCAAATGCAACAGTGTCCGCCACGCTGACAGCGAAAGACGCTGCGGTTAGCAATAAACTGACCGCCAAGGACGCTGTCATCAGCGGCAGTCTGGCGGTTAGCCAAGGCATTGAAGTCGGCCGCGGAACGGACAAAAAGGCCCGGATCGCCTGGGACACAGCTAACAATGTATGGCAAGCCGGAATCGAAGACAATTTGCAGACCTTAGTCTGCAAGGATCACGTTTATGATGAGCTGATTCAGGTAGCGGGCGCGGTGACCGTGGACTCCAGCAGCAATGTAGGGATCGGCAAAACCCCAACCGACGATTACAAGCTGGATGTGAACGGCAACCTGCGGGCGACCAATTTCGCCCAGACCTCTTCCAGAACCTTCAAGGAGAACATCGCCAGCCTTCCGGTGAAAAAAGCCCTGGAGCTGCTGAACAAACTGAAGCCTGTTACCTTTAACTACAAAGCGGAAAATGCCAAGAAACAGAATATCGGCTTCATCGCCGAGGACGTTCCGCAAATCTTCTCGACCACGGATCACAAGTCCGTTGTTCTGATGGATATCATCGCTGTGCTGACTACTGTTGTGCAGAAGCAGCAGAAGGAAGCCCAGGATATGCGGAAGCAGGTTAATGAACTTCAGGTTCAGGTAAAAGCCCTCGCAGGCGCATAA
- a CDS encoding tail fiber domain-containing protein, whose protein sequence is MGKEFARMRYFDGLFLNAEDYKLDQNFYLRLQRLHNRYLHTWGIVCGLKVLPVLDPGEYMKVKVAEGLALNQVVIEDAATKKKESISQEILIYEGHPDNPVDLSEYNANETIYIWVSYEEMETDRNIERGQGEKIHIWERGRISHGTKKPDSSEHIVLARIVPRKESNGIVIDSACIFDYDSDVARTPLRTYAGAAGKKMVTEKLIIKAKSEDSIDNMELNEATLAGMPAVYTLQEGKVLEVSAPETRFTGALNIAGDLTLQGELILQSKDKSQSEMRIMNSFVEVNSPNTDDPDYEFPGPRDGGLEVYRGDGGIHDARIVWVEADQCFKAGLGTDLKKIAYGNEWDSLIKYEFADLLHRHSKLSSSGGSSFGFNSSGKLFSDADLALKDGTTFWLKGTNPDTIDSSHGLGWFGAGKPFAASEVDGPVLFGNSGGVLGTRTANSDGSRTDRPVLSWNKAGYVGIGPRKALEDSLDIDGSLRILSGRNPVRFTSVWSGFPDNQINGAEISNDITNHKALMIVGNQSAGQGRKVAIWDRLDVNGFLYVNGVMQAAQEIIPSAGKGEHNGIIFPANPGGGGSDLAWIKYYPRSGEDCTLEIGTSNDANDHISLNASGNVGVGTLTPADKLDVAGELRVLSGKNPIRFTSAWSGFPDQAHNQAEISNDTTTYKSLMLIGNSSSPDGKRKVAVWDQLDVNGFLQVNGSARIAGDLQITGSIKTDVFNFDGRFKKLDVADNFAAYVRCADFYIGYSGRRGAPGRALVDNGNHLVLNYGNDWSYASVHSSLEVKNALIPSAGSGNNGIIFPSDPGGGSGDSAWIKFYPTSGENCVLDIGVSNDAGDRIYLHASGGVYANGSMYWWSSRELKDNIADIPVKEAKQLLDGLNPVSFKYKGSTKEKTLGFIAEEVPAVLADPDQRAISGMDIIAVLTSVVKDQQKAITRMQKQIATLQGA, encoded by the coding sequence ATGGGAAAAGAATTTGCAAGAATGCGTTACTTTGACGGGCTCTTCCTGAATGCGGAGGATTACAAGCTGGACCAGAATTTCTACCTGCGTTTGCAGCGGCTGCATAACCGTTACCTGCATACCTGGGGCATTGTCTGCGGGCTGAAGGTGCTCCCTGTGCTGGATCCGGGTGAATACATGAAGGTAAAGGTAGCCGAAGGGCTGGCTTTGAATCAGGTAGTGATTGAAGATGCTGCGACGAAGAAGAAAGAGAGCATCAGCCAGGAAATCCTCATCTATGAGGGACATCCTGACAATCCGGTGGATCTGTCCGAATATAACGCCAACGAGACCATCTATATTTGGGTCAGTTATGAAGAGATGGAGACTGACCGCAATATTGAGCGGGGCCAGGGAGAGAAGATTCACATCTGGGAGCGGGGGCGGATCAGCCACGGTACCAAGAAGCCTGACAGCTCTGAGCATATCGTTCTGGCCCGGATTGTCCCGCGCAAGGAAAGCAATGGAATCGTTATCGACAGCGCATGTATTTTCGACTACGACAGTGACGTTGCCCGTACGCCGCTCCGGACCTACGCAGGTGCAGCGGGCAAAAAGATGGTTACAGAGAAGCTGATTATCAAAGCAAAGAGCGAAGACAGCATCGACAATATGGAGCTGAATGAAGCGACGCTGGCTGGCATGCCTGCGGTATATACGCTCCAGGAAGGAAAGGTGCTGGAGGTCAGCGCACCGGAGACGCGTTTTACCGGGGCGCTTAACATCGCCGGAGATTTAACGCTCCAGGGTGAGCTTATTCTGCAGAGCAAGGATAAATCGCAAAGTGAAATGCGGATTATGAACAGCTTCGTAGAGGTCAACAGTCCCAACACGGATGATCCGGATTATGAGTTTCCGGGACCGCGGGATGGCGGGCTTGAGGTCTACCGGGGCGACGGAGGCATCCATGATGCCCGGATTGTATGGGTGGAGGCCGATCAATGCTTCAAGGCCGGACTTGGCACCGATCTCAAAAAAATTGCCTACGGCAACGAGTGGGACAGCCTGATCAAATATGAGTTCGCCGACCTGCTGCACAGACACAGCAAGCTGTCATCATCGGGCGGATCGTCGTTTGGCTTCAACAGCTCCGGCAAGCTGTTCAGCGATGCGGATCTGGCGCTCAAGGACGGGACAACCTTCTGGCTTAAGGGGACGAACCCGGACACGATTGACAGCTCGCATGGTCTCGGCTGGTTCGGAGCCGGCAAGCCTTTTGCCGCATCTGAAGTGGACGGGCCTGTATTATTCGGGAACAGCGGCGGGGTTCTGGGCACTAGAACGGCCAACAGCGACGGGTCCCGGACCGACCGGCCGGTCCTCTCCTGGAACAAGGCCGGCTATGTCGGAATCGGCCCCCGGAAGGCGCTGGAGGATTCCCTGGACATCGACGGCAGCCTGCGTATCCTCAGCGGCAGGAATCCTGTCCGCTTCACCTCTGTGTGGTCGGGATTTCCGGACAATCAGATTAACGGCGCAGAGATCAGCAATGATATCACCAATCACAAAGCACTGATGATTGTAGGCAACCAGTCAGCCGGACAGGGAAGAAAGGTTGCGATCTGGGACCGCCTCGATGTGAACGGATTTCTGTACGTGAACGGTGTTATGCAGGCTGCCCAGGAAATCATTCCAAGTGCAGGCAAAGGCGAGCACAACGGCATCATCTTCCCGGCGAACCCGGGCGGCGGCGGATCAGACCTGGCGTGGATCAAATATTATCCCCGCAGCGGCGAGGATTGCACGCTGGAGATCGGCACCTCTAATGATGCCAATGACCACATCTCGCTGAATGCCTCCGGCAATGTAGGCGTCGGAACGCTGACCCCGGCAGATAAGCTGGATGTGGCCGGGGAGCTGCGAGTCCTGAGCGGCAAGAATCCGATCCGCTTCACCTCGGCCTGGTCGGGATTCCCGGATCAGGCTCATAATCAGGCGGAGATCAGCAATGATACCACCACTTACAAATCCTTGATGCTGATCGGCAACTCGTCCTCCCCGGACGGCAAACGGAAGGTTGCGGTCTGGGATCAGCTGGATGTGAACGGATTCCTGCAGGTGAACGGAAGCGCCCGCATTGCAGGGGATCTGCAGATCACAGGAAGCATCAAGACCGATGTGTTCAACTTTGACGGAAGATTTAAAAAGCTGGATGTAGCAGATAATTTTGCGGCGTATGTACGCTGTGCCGACTTCTACATCGGCTATTCCGGACGCCGTGGAGCTCCCGGCAGAGCCCTGGTCGATAATGGAAACCACCTGGTGCTCAATTACGGCAATGATTGGTCGTACGCCTCGGTTCACAGCAGCCTTGAAGTGAAAAATGCCCTGATCCCCAGTGCGGGCAGCGGCAATAACGGGATTATCTTCCCTTCCGATCCCGGCGGCGGCAGCGGCGACTCGGCTTGGATCAAGTTCTACCCGACCAGCGGGGAAAACTGCGTGCTGGATATCGGTGTATCCAATGATGCCGGGGACCGCATTTATCTTCATGCCAGCGGCGGTGTCTATGCCAACGGCAGCATGTACTGGTGGTCCTCACGCGAGCTGAAGGACAACATCGCCGATATTCCCGTCAAAGAAGCGAAGCAGCTGCTCGACGGGCTGAACCCGGTTTCTTTTAAATACAAAGGAAGTACGAAGGAAAAAACGCTTGGTTTTATCGCTGAAGAGGTGCCGGCGGTTCTGGCCGACCCTGACCAGCGGGCCATCAGCGGGATGGATATCATCGCCGTTCTGACCAGTGTGGTGAAAGACCAGCAGAAGGCTATAACCAGAATGCAAAAACAAATCGCAACCCTGCAGGGTGCCTAA
- a CDS encoding baseplate J/gp47 family protein — protein MPLPVPNLDDLGFDELVADAKTLIPLYDPDWTNYNPSDPGITLIELFAWFSEMVLYRIDQVTEESQLQFLKLLGVALAEGEELTSGIRRGVKQFSECYRAVTAADFQLLAKQSLLDIPGILDTYPDLAVRTLCLINTDMENGTGVNKEAFGHVSVVLILQTDNQKDLLREMTQIKQSVKAYLDARKLLTTRVHVVEPDYRDIVIEMTVSAKDKSIGSTVIDSITRFLDPVSGGEEGLGWLPGRKLYASDLYHLVEGISGIDHVTSVALDSPDLLPFQLFKLKDLKVEVES, from the coding sequence ATGCCGCTTCCAGTACCCAACCTGGACGATCTTGGCTTTGATGAGCTAGTGGCGGATGCCAAAACGCTGATCCCGCTCTACGATCCGGATTGGACGAATTATAATCCCTCCGACCCCGGCATCACACTGATTGAGCTGTTTGCATGGTTCAGCGAAATGGTTCTCTACCGGATTGACCAGGTGACGGAAGAGAGCCAACTGCAGTTTCTCAAGCTGCTGGGTGTTGCCCTGGCAGAAGGGGAGGAGCTGACAAGCGGGATACGGCGCGGGGTGAAGCAGTTTTCGGAGTGCTACAGAGCCGTAACGGCAGCGGATTTTCAGCTGTTGGCCAAGCAGAGCCTGCTGGATATTCCGGGCATTCTGGACACCTATCCCGATCTTGCGGTGCGCACTCTCTGTCTGATCAATACAGATATGGAGAACGGCACCGGAGTGAACAAAGAAGCTTTCGGGCATGTCTCTGTGGTATTGATTCTCCAGACGGATAATCAGAAGGATCTGCTGCGAGAAATGACACAGATCAAGCAGAGCGTCAAAGCTTATCTGGACGCCCGCAAGCTGCTGACCACGCGTGTCCATGTGGTCGAGCCCGATTACCGGGATATTGTGATCGAGATGACAGTGTCCGCCAAGGACAAAAGTATCGGCAGCACGGTTATCGACAGTATTACACGTTTCCTAGATCCGGTAAGCGGGGGAGAGGAAGGCCTGGGCTGGCTTCCGGGCAGAAAGCTGTATGCCTCTGATCTGTACCATCTCGTAGAAGGCATATCCGGGATCGATCATGTTACGAGTGTGGCGCTGGATTCCCCCGACCTGCTGCCGTTCCAGTTATTTAAACTGAAGGACCTGAAAGTTGAGGTGGAATCGTGA